In Janthinobacterium rivuli, a single genomic region encodes these proteins:
- a CDS encoding GumC family protein, translating into MAEQLKNSGQSARMNENNDEIHLLDILTALARQKKILFMVPLVTGVLSIAAAFLIKPTFLSTAVILPPQQQSSGVSAMLGQLGGLAGAAGGITGLKNPNDLYVAMLQSRTIADKLISQFDLKTRFDVETLDEARRKLDGMATVVNDKAGTISVLVEDKDPKFAAQIANAFVSELSNLTKGLAITDAAQRRLFFEKQLVAVKDDLANAEIALRKTQESTGLLQLDGQVEGIIRNVAQLEGTIAAKEVQLNAMRSFATNNNPDLMRLQGEIQGYQAQLARLKTGKSSKDGDLMVPTGKIPEVGVEYIRSLRNVKYQETIFELLSKQYELAKIDEAKESSNIQILDNAVPAEKKSKPKKLIIILLGFFGGGFLALFLALIRDAYLRSALDEGSRYRWSVLRNAWAGKN; encoded by the coding sequence ATGGCTGAGCAATTAAAAAATAGTGGGCAGAGTGCACGGATGAATGAAAATAATGATGAAATTCACTTATTGGATATATTGACTGCACTTGCCCGGCAAAAAAAAATATTGTTCATGGTGCCGCTGGTAACGGGGGTATTGTCAATTGCTGCTGCATTCCTGATTAAACCGACTTTCTTGTCTACAGCAGTCATTTTGCCTCCTCAGCAGCAAAGCTCGGGAGTCTCTGCCATGTTGGGACAGCTTGGTGGATTGGCTGGCGCTGCCGGCGGCATTACAGGGTTGAAGAATCCTAATGACTTGTATGTTGCAATGTTGCAAAGCCGGACCATCGCAGACAAACTGATAAGCCAATTTGATTTGAAAACACGCTTCGACGTGGAAACTTTGGACGAGGCACGCAGGAAATTGGACGGAATGGCGACTGTCGTTAATGATAAAGCCGGAACTATTTCTGTGCTGGTCGAAGATAAAGATCCAAAATTTGCGGCCCAAATTGCCAATGCCTTTGTCAGTGAGTTGTCGAATTTGACCAAGGGTCTTGCGATAACCGATGCTGCGCAGCGCCGTCTGTTTTTTGAAAAACAGCTAGTCGCGGTGAAAGACGACCTGGCGAATGCCGAAATTGCGTTGCGCAAGACGCAGGAAAGTACTGGCCTGCTGCAATTGGACGGACAAGTCGAAGGCATTATCCGTAACGTTGCCCAGTTGGAAGGAACAATTGCAGCGAAAGAAGTGCAACTGAATGCCATGCGGAGCTTTGCAACAAATAACAATCCCGATCTTATGCGTTTGCAGGGGGAGATACAGGGATATCAAGCTCAACTTGCTAGATTGAAAACAGGGAAATCATCCAAGGATGGCGATTTGATGGTGCCAACCGGGAAAATTCCTGAGGTTGGGGTTGAATATATACGAAGCTTGCGCAATGTTAAATATCAGGAAACCATATTTGAATTGCTGTCAAAGCAGTATGAGTTGGCCAAAATAGACGAAGCCAAAGAATCGTCGAACATACAAATTCTCGATAATGCAGTGCCGGCAGAAAAAAAATCAAAACCGAAAAAATTGATTATTATTCTTTTGGGATTTTTTGGTGGTGGATTCTTGGCATTGTTTTTGGCGCTGATACGTGATGCATATTTGCGGTCTGCCCTCGATGAGGGTAGCAGATATCGCTGGAGCGTTCTGAGAAATGCTTGGGCAGGGAAAAACTAA
- a CDS encoding SLBB domain-containing protein, translated as MSRADLSRAQANEMGGSSLPSIRSGRGEQRPVKSLPASPTAKRGVADADAPVGAFEEYVDGVTGKKLSIFGKDLFSDVPSTFAPLDGVQVNQEYVIGTGDELQVRGWGMVDIDVSATVDRSGAIFIPRVGSIKVSGVQYKDLQGYLKKAISKIYTNFDLTASIAQTRAVQVYVVGHAVRPGTYTLNSMSTLLNALFTLGGPDATGSMRNIQLKRGKDTISTFDLYDMLVKGDKSRDVTLRDGDVIYIPEVGPLVALTGSVKQPAIFELKGNASLADVLNWAGGFDSAAETKQVIVEKNVDNQYKTVLELVADKGVSSSQLAGIAVKPTDILRVFAPGAVPVQAQIQNEYVRVAGEAKQSGIFLLKKGETLRELIARVGGANENGYLYATQLNRESVRRAQQIKLNQVADRFERDLESNATQRMSASGDKENAAKTAAEVEQQRRIVQKLRTVKAEGRIVLDLPGVDTQVKNLPDLPLQDGDSILIPRRPGTVDVLGSVFQQNAFVYRPQRTVNDYVQQAGGITANADKSEMYVIRADGTAKSSQGTGWFGGLGGTALNPGDTVVVPEKIERSTFMQSIKDWTAIFYQFGLGAAGLKVLKD; from the coding sequence ATGTCCCGTGCTGATCTTTCCCGCGCACAGGCGAATGAAATGGGCGGCAGCAGCTTGCCAAGCATTCGCAGTGGCCGCGGTGAGCAGCGGCCAGTCAAATCTTTGCCAGCCAGCCCGACCGCCAAACGCGGCGTTGCGGATGCCGATGCGCCCGTCGGTGCTTTCGAAGAGTATGTCGATGGCGTGACGGGCAAGAAGCTGAGCATCTTCGGCAAGGATCTGTTCAGTGACGTACCGTCCACCTTTGCGCCGCTCGATGGCGTCCAGGTGAACCAGGAATACGTGATTGGCACGGGTGACGAGTTGCAGGTACGCGGCTGGGGCATGGTCGACATCGACGTCAGCGCCACGGTTGACCGCAGCGGCGCGATTTTCATTCCGCGCGTCGGCTCCATCAAGGTCAGCGGCGTGCAGTACAAGGATCTGCAGGGCTACCTGAAGAAAGCCATTAGCAAGATTTACACCAATTTTGACCTGACGGCGAGCATCGCGCAAACGCGCGCCGTGCAAGTGTACGTGGTTGGCCATGCCGTTCGTCCTGGCACGTATACCTTGAATTCCATGAGCACCTTGCTCAATGCCCTGTTTACGTTGGGCGGTCCGGATGCCACCGGCAGCATGCGCAATATCCAGCTCAAGCGCGGCAAGGACACCATCAGCACCTTCGACCTGTATGACATGCTGGTCAAAGGCGACAAGAGCCGCGACGTCACCTTGCGTGATGGCGACGTGATCTATATTCCTGAAGTCGGCCCGCTGGTGGCTTTGACTGGTAGCGTGAAGCAACCGGCCATTTTTGAATTGAAGGGCAATGCCAGCCTGGCCGATGTCTTGAACTGGGCCGGCGGCTTTGATTCGGCTGCGGAAACGAAGCAGGTGATCGTCGAGAAAAACGTCGATAACCAATACAAGACCGTGCTGGAACTGGTGGCTGATAAAGGTGTTTCCAGCAGTCAGTTGGCCGGCATTGCCGTCAAACCGACCGATATTCTGCGCGTATTCGCGCCAGGCGCCGTACCGGTGCAGGCACAAATCCAGAACGAATATGTGCGCGTGGCCGGCGAAGCAAAGCAGAGCGGAATCTTCCTGTTGAAAAAAGGCGAAACCCTGCGCGAGCTGATCGCCCGTGTTGGCGGCGCCAATGAAAACGGCTACCTGTACGCGACACAGCTGAACCGTGAATCCGTCCGCCGCGCCCAGCAAATCAAATTGAACCAGGTGGCCGACCGTTTCGAACGCGACCTGGAATCGAACGCCACCCAGCGCATGTCTGCCTCAGGCGACAAGGAAAATGCAGCGAAGACCGCGGCCGAAGTGGAGCAGCAGCGCCGCATCGTGCAAAAACTGCGCACCGTCAAGGCGGAAGGACGCATTGTCCTCGATCTGCCAGGCGTCGATACGCAAGTGAAAAACTTGCCCGACCTGCCGTTGCAGGACGGCGACTCGATCCTGATCCCGCGCCGCCCAGGCACCGTAGATGTGCTGGGTTCGGTATTCCAGCAAAACGCCTTTGTGTATCGTCCACAGCGCACGGTCAACGACTATGTGCAGCAAGCTGGCGGCATCACCGCGAATGCAGACAAATCCGAAATGTACGTGATTCGTGCCGATGGCACGGCGAAAAGCAGCCAAGGCACTGGCTGGTTCGGTGGCCTCGGCGGCACGGCGTTGAATCCTGGCGATACCGTGGTGGTGCCGGAGAAGATTGAACGCAGCACGTTCATGCAGAGCATAAAGGACTGGACGGCAATCTTTTATCAGTTTGGCCTGGGTGCGGCTGGTTTGAAAGTACTGAAAGACTAA